The nucleotide sequence CTTACTCACTTCCAGCTTTTGATAAGCTTCTTGCGGCGCAATCTCAAATTCGGTATTAATAAAGTAATCCTTTACTCTTATCCCTTTTTTTTTCATTTCGTTTCGAAAACTATGCCATTCAGAAAGCTTGGTTGTAATTGTTCTTTCTGCGAGCACTGTTCCCTTTCCAGGAGTTCTTTTAAGTATTCCATCATTCACGAGACTGACAATTCCCTGTCTGACAGTATTTCTCGAAACACCAAATTTGTTGGCAAGTTTTTCTTCACGTGGCAAAAAACTTCCATCATCAAATTTACCACTGGCTATTTCTTCTCTTATATAATTTTCAATCTGCTTATAAAGTGGTACACCTGAGGACTGGTCAATTTTCATAATTGGTAATCTTTAACATA is from Balneolaceae bacterium and encodes:
- a CDS encoding GntR family transcriptional regulator — protein: MKIDQSSGVPLYKQIENYIREEIASGKFDDGSFLPREEKLANKFGVSRNTVRQGIVSLVNDGILKRTPGKGTVLAERTITTKLSEWHSFRNEMKKKGIRVKDYFINTEFEIAPQEAYQKLEVSKDIKLFKLERLRGDQLAPFVYFVSWFHPRTQLDENEDYTSSLYSILEKKHSVIPSYSEEELDAIEADERIAEYLQIEKRKPILFRKRLVLDAGERPIEFNVGYYRSDKFTYSIRFEKK